Proteins encoded by one window of Dioscorea cayenensis subsp. rotundata cultivar TDr96_F1 chromosome 6, TDr96_F1_v2_PseudoChromosome.rev07_lg8_w22 25.fasta, whole genome shotgun sequence:
- the LOC120262812 gene encoding uncharacterized protein LOC120262812 — protein MTTLLISINFPRISSFCADFHGQKCHLGPKTHPLSFSCSLPSKKIGSLLRNGSNLKFSLGIFSGRGKKRGLVVVQGFGFNGGGGTGWDKNNTARVIGNLALAIGLIYLSLTGQLGWVLDAIVSIWLFALLLPIVGLGAFFWFAGRDIIQSSCPNCGNDFQIFKSSLRDGPQLCPFCSQPFSVQGDKFVRESTKFSSDRGSTFGQVFNGFTQRSEKGKASSSTATIVDIEAEVKDVD, from the exons ATGACTACGCTTCTCATTTCCATCAATTTCCCAAGAATCTCAAGCTTTTGTGCTGATTTTCATGGCCAAAAATGTCACCTTGGACCCAAAACTCATCCACTCTCCTTCTCTTGCTCACTTCCCAGCAAAAAGATTGGATCTTTACTCAGAAATGGATCCAATCTGAAGTTTTCCTTGGGGATTTTCAGTGGAAGGGGGAAGAAGAGAGGATTGGTTGTAGTCCAGGGTTTTGGTTTCAATGGTGGTGGTGGGACTGGGTGGGACAAGAACAACACAGCTAGGGTTATTGGAAATCTTGCTTTGGCCATTGGTTTAATATATCTTTCTTTGACTGGGCAGCTTGGTTGGGTTttggatgctattgtttcaatATGG CTGTTTGCACTGCTGCTTCCAATTGTAGGGTTAGGTGCTTTCTTCTGGTTTGCAGGAAGAGACATAATTCAAAGCAGT TGTCCCAATTGTGGAAATGATTTCCAAATATTTAA GTCTTCTTTAAGGGATGGTCCACAGCTCTGCCCATTTTGTAGCCAGCCTTTCTCTG TGCAGGGTGACAAGTTTGTAAGGGAGTCTACCAAGTTTTCTTCTGATCGGGGTTCGACATTCGGTCAAGTTTTCAATGGCTTTACACAACGTTCTGAGAAAG GAAAAGCCTCATCTTCAACTGCAACTATTGTCGACATTGAAGCTGAAGTGAAGGATGTTGATTGA